The region actggtaattgatgtctatgattataaaaacctgtatgaatctaaccatattgctggcggTTATGGAGATCCGCTGGTCCCCTAGGAACTTCCCATTGTgttatatctcatatatatatatacatatatatatatatacacacacaactaTAAACTGTACCTTAGTCTCTGTgcattcttttattctctctgtttcctatcaatttccttatcctctgtggcgacccctatcttagggacttgcctctgtggggagaagcagctcacggacctgcctcaactactctcacTCCacaagacaccaaatctgctggtgctttgatcttggactttccagcttccagaattgtaagaaataaatttctattgtttataagctaccagtttatggtattttgttatattggTCCCAACAGAGGAGCTGCCAGGCAACAGGTCTGATTTGAGTTTTTGGTTCTCAAAAGCCTCTACCCATCTTTCAAACTTTCAGGTCCTTGAGAGAAAGGTCATGGccctttacctctctgtgcctctgtttcctcatctgtaaaatggggatataaaTGGTGCCTACTCTACAGTTGGAAGGATTAATGAAGCAATGCTTacaaagcacagtgcctggacaGACTGAATCTGAGCATATATGTAATTCCATAGTGTTTTATCCTTAAACCCCTGGGCCAGATATATTTAGGAATCagaatagttttcaaattttagaaaggTAAAGTGGGCATTTAaggtatattatatatgatatccCCAGTGGGGTTTGGGGCAGCCTTAGTGATTAAACACTAAGCAGGATTAATAATCCTGCTACAAAATGTCTTCACACTCTGTGGTATAAATCAGGTCAGTTCAGGTCAAATGGTGCCAGCAAATGAGTATCAAACAACTTTCAGTTTTCAGGACTTTTGGGGTTTCAGATGTACATCAGGGATTGTGGACCTGTGTTCTCTATAGATTATTTCCTGTGACATTTGTGTAGCGCTCTCTGGGGGCCAGGTATGAGTAAATTTGTCTGTCACCCAGACACCCTGGGGTGTtagggggctggggggtgggaagggccCAAGGGAGCAGGGCCGTGGCTGCTTCTCAGTGACTAGGGCAACCTCAGCCACCGCCCCAGCGCCTGCCCTCAGCAGACAGCAGGTACCTCAGGCAGGAGGCTGAAGTCTCTGTCCAGAATGGCATTGTAGGAGCGCTGGAAGAATTCCAAGATGCTGATGGCCAGGAAATGGAAGGCGTAACTCATGGCCAGCTGAGGAAAGAGTTTGTGCTGCTGTGTCTGGTAGTCCAGGATTTTTGCTTCTGGGTCACTGAGGGGAAAAGAAGCTGAAGATTTAGAAGATCACTACTTGCCATGTCCATCCTCCCATATCCCCAACACCATAGAAGCCTTAAAGACGGACAGTTCTGTAAAACTCTTTGCAAAACTTGACCTGAGATGACATGAGGCTATTAATAACCTCTTAAAAGCCCATCTAACATGACAATTCACATGTTTCATGGCAGAAATATCAACATCTTTGCTATGGGCACTGCCCCCCATGGAGGGAGGTTTACAGAATTCCAGCATACACACTGTATTACCCTAATATCTGAAAAGTTTTGAATTCCAACACATCTGGTCCCAAGGATTTCAGGTGAAGAGTGGTGGCCCTGCACCTCTGATGACTTGACCCTGTGACCTTTCACTGCCCATGTACTCAGAAATATGTCAAGCCTCAACAATAACTCTTAGGACGTGAGCTCGGGCCTGGTGGAACCCCAGGGAAGGGACTGGGTCTCTGCCTTGCCCATGGCTATTCTCAGTGCCTGTGACCGTGTCCAGCACACAGGGGCCATGTGGTAACTGGATTGAAAGACGGTGTGATTATGAGAAGCCCCCACAGAGGGCAGGAACCTGGGGGCTCCTCTCTGGGGCAGCAGCTCCTTATCCAACACGTCCTTCTTGTAACTGTCCTGGGAACACTTCTGCAACCTAGGCAATGGGCTGCGAGCAGGACACAGGAGCAGCACCTTCTTCCCCGCAGCCCTGTCCTCCAGAAAGACTCTCTCATCTGGATCCTGAAGCCCAGCTTGATGGTGTGTAGGTTTGCCAGAGGAAGGGCCCCGGGCCAAGGGCCCAGTACATCTTATTGCATTTCACCCTCAATGCCACCCTGAAAGGCTGCTCCTGCCAcacccattttgtagatgaggaagctgagggacAACGAGGTGAGGTGGCTGAGCCAGGCAGCAGGCTTACCTGGCTTCCAGCCTTGAGTCCATCTTGCATCAGCCTCATTCCGGGCCCTCGAGCCCCCTGGCATGAGAAGCGCAGGCTCTCGGGCTGGATGTTCTCAAGTTCCAGTCCCGCTGATCTTACCCTTTACAGGTTAGAAAACTGGGACCCAGAGAGGGCAAAGGATTTGCCCAGGGTCAGTCATCAGAGCTGGGATGAGAACTGTCAGAACTACAAATTAGGTCATGCTGTGACCCTCTAATCCTATTCTCACTCCAGTTTGCTGCATCCTGCAGGGGTGTGAGGGTGTCCACTGGGACATGTTTATTCTAAAGCATCATTCGTTGTTTACCTGGAATAAGGTGTTGGATAAGGAGCTGCTGCCCGAGAGGAGCCCCCAGGTTCCTGCCCTCTGTGGGGGCTTCTCATAATCACACCGTCTTTCAATCCACAGTTACCGCATGGCCCCTGTGTGCTGGACATGGTCGCAGGCACTGAGAAGAGCCATGGGCAAGGCAGGAATGTTTACCTGAATTCAAATTTAGCTGAGTGTCCTATATTTggaaactctgtgtgtgtgtgggtgcacatgcatgtgcataGGTTAAAACAGGCTACGGTTGGTCCTTGCTATTCTGTGCCGGGGAGTGGAGGGAGTGGTAGCCAGACACAACCAAGCACAACAAAAGGCACCCAGACTTAGACATACCACAGAAGATGCTCAAAGTCAAGCCAGACAGAATGAGTTCTGCCACGTACAGTCTGATACGATGGTTGGGCTTTGCCAGACACGACCTGACAAAGCCAACTCAGCCAGTCACAGCCTGGCTGACCCAGACTCACTCTTTCCGCTGCAGCTGTACAGAGCGAGTTGGACTCAGACAGGGTCAAAGGCACAATCACACAGAGCCCGATAGGGCCAGACACCGAGGggagtgtggggggggggaggaaatgCCTGCTTCCAGCACCCCAGTGGTGTCAGGGGGCGGGCACGGAGGGACTGAGAGGTAACCAGGTCTGCTGTGCTCAGCCTCTGGGCGCCCCTTGCCTGGGCCGGAGCCGGGATTGGCGGCGTATGACCGAGTAGCGCATGGCGATGACGCAGGCCTTCTGCAGCGGGGGGAGGATCTCTCCCAGCAGAATTTCCACCCGCGTCACCACCATGAAAAGGTAGTTGCTCTGTTCTGTCCCACGCTTGATGTAGGTGCCGTCTGACAAGACCTATGTGGGACAAGGATGGGTTCAGGGTCTGAGCCAAGTCCCCCATCCTGCCccgcctccagaactgtgggccTGCACAGCTGGTGGGTGCCACGCCCTCAGCCTCACCTGGAGCCCACGTGGCTGTCAGCGGGATGTCAGAGCACCAGACTTCTGTGCCCGCTGCTCACTAGCCAGTTCCCCAAGCGCCCTGGTTCATAGCTCCCCTCCTGGGACACCCCAGACCTCCTCATCATCCACAACTAAAGGGATAATGCCTGGCAGTATTGGGACCTTCAGAACTCTGCCAGCACTCTGGCTGGCATCTGCTCAGTGACTAGTTGTATCCAGGCCTCACTGTGGGTAAATGCTATGCGTATCACCTCAGCCCCGTCCCTCTCCTGGGATTGCCTTGCCAACCCCACGCCCCACGATTGCTCTGCCATCCCATGTTGTGAGCACTTACACATGAGAAGTCTCAGGCTCAGAGACatgaaatgacttgcccaggatAACAGTGCTCCTAAGCTGGGGTTTGACCCCAATCTATGGGACACCAGAACCTCTTTGGGTGGGGGTTTGTGGCCCAAACTCGGCTCTATGGAGGAGGACCCTGAGCCAGCAGCAGTCTGCACAGAACACAGGTCCCTTCTCCAGGCAGTACGggtccccagcctccccaggctcCTGACCTGAGCAAAGCGATTCAGCATGTTCTCCCTTGGGACTCGCACATGGTCCAGTCGCGGGAAGCCATTGTCCAATTCGTCAAAGTTCATCTTGGGCCCGATGTCCCCAACGGTGATTCCTAGGAGATGGAGATGAGAAGACCCATCAGTTGAGCACTATGATCTATGTGCCAGGTGTCACACATGCATTCCAGCTCGCAGCAGCCTGTGATGCTGGTGTTATCACACCTGTTTTGCAGGTGAGCAAGCTGAGGTCAGGAAGATTCTGattcttgctcaaggtcaccagcCAGTTAGCACCAAGTCTGCCCAACTGGACCCCTCCCTGCCCAAGGGAGAGATGTGCCTCAGCTTCTCCCGTGGACCTCTGAGGCCCCAAGACAGGGAGCCTGGGAGGTCTCCTCCGGGCAGGAGTCCTTGAGGGAGCAGCACGGGCTTACCTGGCAGCGGGGTGTGGTCCTGAAGGCTCCGGATGGGCACAATGAAAGCGTGCATGCCCCGCCGGGCTCCTGAGCAGGTCAACTGGGCCAGGACCAGGGCATGCGTAGCCGACCGTCCCACTGAGGGGCAGAGAGACGCGAGGTCCATCACAGGACGACCTGTGCGTCGCTGTCTGCCAAGCCAGCCTCCTGGGGCTGGGGTCACTGATGGGGCCTTGAAAAGTCACTGGCCACAGAGACGGGGGACTGTCCTCAAAGAATCAAACAGACCTAGCAGTGATTTGGCAAAGGCAACTGAAATGAGTGAGATTCTGGCCCCCCAAACTACTAATGAATCTCTGTCATCAACCTCATGGTAACGGATGCAGGTAATTAGCACTTATCACAATCCAGTTGGCGCCAGACCCTGTGCGTTCCAGCTCTTACAGGGCAGGAGCGAGGAGTCCCACTTTCccgataaggaaactgagactcagagagtgGAGTGGCACCCTGAAGGTCACCGGCCTggagggggcagagctgggatttgaaccctggtctGCCTGATCTTGAAGGctggtttcttttctctgtagtTTTGACAGTGGtgattcatttctctcttctctctctctctctctctctccctctcatttctcttgcctctctgtctctctcagtcACCCGCTTCTGTATCTTACCgccccctctctcccctgctctaGCTGGACTCctcacatttgttttatttaattttttccacacAAGGCATTCCACCGTCTGGGTTTGCAAGCGCCACAGATGAGTCCTCAGAGGTGAACTCTCAAGTCAGAGGAAGGACCCCTCCTTGGggcttggaaaaaaaatcactcagcCTCTGGGACGCTTGGTGTGGCCGCCACCTGGGGCCACCAGGGGAGGCGCGGTGTAGGGCAGGGCTCTGGAGGCGCTGGTGGCAGAGCGAGCCTGTCTGGGTGTGTGGGGCGCGGGCGGGAGGGTGCCTTCCTCACTGGCGGTGTGGGCACGGGCCGGCCCGCTGGCTGACAGCAGCTGCGTCACTAGCTCCGGAGATAAGAGGGTCGTGGGGAGGGCCTGGGACTAGGCCAAGTGTTGTGTGCgtacatgcatgtgtgtctgtgcggaggcagtgtgtgtgtgtgtgtgtgtgtgtgtggccttgTCCCTCATCCCCCCAAATTTGGCTGTGTTTTGTCCTCTACTTCGAAGTTCCCTTGGGGACCTCCCAGCCACTCACTATTTTACAGTGAGAACCTGAGGGTCAGGGAGGggaaatgacttgctcaaggccaccaTCCTAGAACAGGAAATCAATCCGAGGTCTGTTGAATGACAAAGCTAGTGCCATTCTgccctccaactttgttctaCTTGGGGAGAGACAAGGCAGGGGATGGAGGATACTCACGGTTCCCAGGCCACCATTTGGTGGCAGTTATCGTGGGGCTGTGTATCACAAACTCCTGGGTGGTCGCATCATAGGTAGCTTCAGTCTCCAGGCCCTGAAGATATGTCCCTTGGGATCAAGTAGGGAAGTTAGACATTGGGCCTAGATGGGTTCTTACCTGGGAAGCAGCTTCTAGGTGGCCCTGGAACCAGGCACCAGCCCGGCGTGGAGTAAGGGTCAGCTCCCAGCTGCACTTGCAGGCATTCCTCCCCATTCATGCAGGGCTGTGTGCGGGGCACACAATCCACGGTAGCCACTCCATGACAAGGGATGGATGCCGATGTTTCCAGAAGGAATGACTTGCCCCACTGGTAACTCATACAATATTTGTACAAATTAGGAAAAGACCCTTGACAGCCATCTACTGGAAATTTtcctattaaatatataaatctacgACTACTGACATGTGAATGGGCCCTTCTGGCGCTGTGCAGTACACACCTACACACTGCATGCGACAGCCGGCACTCACCATGTCCCAGCTCTGTCTGGGCATATGTTGCGATGATCCGGCACGTTTTGCAGAGTGGCTCCCATTTGGCAATCTGTTCCTCTGAGCCCAGGCTCCTGAGGGCTTTCAGGAAGCCTGTGTGCACACCTAACACTGTGTCTCCAGAAAGCGCTCTGTGGAGGAGAGATGTTGTGGTTGAGTAGCCTATAGCAGACAGGGGCCCAGGTACCCCTAGCCTGGGTAGAGCACTGGAGAGAGGGGGCCTGGCATCCTCCTTTCCCAGCCAGCACTGCCTTTGTTGGGGAAAAAGACTCatgggcctggggtgggaggaaggttCCAGGTGATCCCAGGTAGATTCCTCTATAGCGGGGCTGCCCCAGGAGTCAGCACCTGTAAACGTAGACTAATTCCTCTTCTGACCAGCCCAGGCTCTGTGTTAGCATCTGGGTGTGGAATGCCTTCTTCACAGCAGCCTCGTAACGCTCATTATGGGTCATGAAATAATTATCCTTACAGCTAAACTCTGGGTCACTGTGGATGATGCTCTCTGCAGGGGACAGAGAACAGAGGGCTTAGGGACCTGGGTGAGATTTCTGGGACCTTCAAATCTTCCCACTCACTTGCTTCATGGACCTGGAAAGGAAGTCAGacattattgtcattttacaggtaagacaACTGAGGATCAGAGTGGGAAAATGACTTGCCTGAGGTTACAAAGCTATGCAAAGGTAGAATTTTAAGACCAGCATACAGGTCttctgctgcctcagtttcctctgtccCTCAGATGAGCTCAGGGAACAATGGCATGTTAAGAGTGCCTTTACGGTCCAAAGGAATGAATCTCTAACAGTGGAATTTCAAGGGCAAAGTTTATTTGAAGGCAGGACTGCTAATGAAGGACTCCCCTCCAAGAAAAGCATGGGGCATAAAACAGATGCTCTATTCCTCAGCCTCCCCTTACCAACTTTCCTCCGGCGCGCGGTGTTCTGGGCACCTCTGTCAAGGATGTTGGTGAGCCGTTCCACATCAAAGGACTGCACGTGCCTCTCGCTGGCTATGTCGGGATGCACTTGCCCGCTCCAGGTGTCCTCCTGCGACACTCGGCGCATCGGGCTGCCCATCCTGGCCTGGATCTGCCTGCTAACTGAGAGAGACACTTCTTGGCTGGCTGCTCCGAAGGGCTGTTCTGAGCATCGGGCGGTGCAAAGAGCCCGTGTGTGGAGGCGCTGCCCGGCTAGGTGTCAGCCAGGGGCCGCTGGGTGGGGAAAAGCCCGAGTGCCGCTTCACTGCTGCGCTCTCTGTGGCACCGGCTGTGGGCCAGACGCTGTTTGCAGGCATTGCTCACGCGCTGCCCGGGGAAAGCCTCATGCAGATCAACGAAGGTGACACATGAAGAAATAATCTCAGCAAGGTTAAGCGAGTGGCCTCGAGCCACACAGCTGGAGGTGGCCAAGAGTCTGACCACAAAGCACATTCTTTGTCCACACTGCAGCCCCACTGTGGTTCCGTGAGCCCTGTGGGGTGCCATATAGCTGAGGGAAGGAGCCTGCTCCCTGTCTGGGAAGAGTTCCCCTGGACCCCAGGGCAGAGCAGCCTCTGTCCTGGCAATTCCTCAGCCACAGCGAGGCAGCCCCTAGGTGCCAtccatccttctgcttcagtctcaGATCTGTCTGCTCCTGCCCATCTCCTTGGCTACTACTCAGGCCACTGTCATCTCTTGCCTGGCTTCCACGTCCCTCTTATCTGTTCTCCCAGCTGCCAGAGTGAACTCTTGAACTGCAGGTCATGTTTTCCTCCCCTGCTTGGGATGTCTCCTTGGTGCCCACTGTTTGTGGGGCGGAGcccacctgcccctctcccgtgtcAGCTCACCCCCCATCCCGGGATCACCCTCCTCCTACCCTTCGCCCTGCAGTTCTCTCTGGCCACGGCTCAGTGCCCCCGTGTTCCTAGTGAGCCCCAGCTTCCAGGGACCCCTCCTCCATGACACTCTCCTGACGGCAGCATCCCAGGAGAACTCCGCACCCTTTACTGCCCCCGCTGGGTGCTATTAATGATAAGGACATATTTACTGGCATGTCGCTCCCCCAAGGCAGTGAGCACCTGGAGCCCACTCTGCGTTTCTAGCTCGCAGGAAGCATGCTGTCACTCCTCTGGGCCATCTGCCactcttttgatttcctttttcctcacCTCAACCCTCGATGCACCATGGTTCTTACCATTTTATAAAGAGGACATGGGtcttggggagggaggagacttTGTGAGGTCATGCAGACATGTAGAAGTGGCATTCTTGTGCAGGCCAGTGCTGCGTGATGCTGGCAAGGAACCGCCCTCTgcccctgggccctgcaggcCCCACCTCGCCACCTTCTCTCCttgcccctcttccctcccccttgcTCTCTCCACTgcacctgctcctgcctccttGACAGTCCCTAAcaccccaggcctccctgcctcctcagAACACCCTTTCCTCAGATGTCACCTTCGCTCCCTGTGTCCCACTTCAGTGTCACCTCACCTCTCAGTGACCACCTTCTTTAAaatcccaggcccctccccaggcaTTCCCAGTCTCCTTCACGTTGCTGTACTTCTTTTAATGAATCACCTTCTAAGATCCGAgataatttactcatttattatatttttgtttactgCTGCCTCCCCCATACTAAAACAGAAACTGGAAGTGGGATGGGACCTCTGTCTGTCTCAGCCATGCTGTGGCCCTAAGTCTTAGTGTAGGGCCTGGCTCACTGGGTGCCTAGTGAAGGAAGCAGTGCTCAGTCAGTAGCCCTGCTGGGGGCCATTCCTGGGCGGCCTGTCCCCAGGGGTCTCCCagtccctccctgcccagggcatGGCTCTCCTGACTCACCTCTGTCCTGTGCTGGCACTGCAGGCCCCGCCAGCCTCTCTCTGGCTGCAGACCTAAGCCTCTGGCAGGCTGGGTGCCCAGCCTTTCGCTCCTCCCACCGGGGGCCTGGGACGTGGAAGTCCAAGGGCCACCCACCACCAGGCGAGCTCACGTGCTGCGCTGTGCCGGGCTGCCCTGGGAGGACTGCTATGAGGATGAAGCCCTTccgtctcaaagccagagcttcCTTTGAGACTCCTTGTATTTGTGTTTCCAAAGTGAAGTCCTTGTCTTTGCCACCTTTCCTGGTCTTCCATCCTGTGCCCTTCAGGGACTCAAGCTGTTAACATCACATGAACTTAAATCAGGTGGTCTTTGTGCAAAAGGATTGCTCTGTAAggtgaatgattttcctctctccccatgTCTCTGCTTTACAATTTGATTTTCCTTATGCTTAGCATCCCCTGACATTCCCTGGACAAATGTGTGGGGCACGGCCGTGTGTCAGGCTGCGGGCTGTGTGGGGCCCAGAGGGAAGCCACGTAGAGTGGGATGAGAGGCCTAAAGGCTCCCTCACCTCCGTGCACAACAGCCTTGGGAAGTAGGATGCAGCCTGCCCCCCcttacaggtaaggaaacaagctggggtggggggtgtcacTTTGCTCAGGTTTGCACTTTTAATAAGTGTAAATAGATTACAGAGCTGGGGTTTCAACCAGGTTCTGAGAACAAAGACTGGCTCTTGTGCACGACTGGGAAAGAAATGAGGAGACATCCACAGGCCAATAGGAGACTGAGGCTCCTGTCCTGGCAGGATTTCTGAGAAATGGTGACTCTGGGCAGGTGTCCTCCCTCCTGAGCCTAGGCCTCCCCATCTGTGATATGGGGTCTTTGCTCACTAAGGGGCCTTGCTGTTCCCCACTGTATCCCCAAGGTGGTGGCTAGCCTGTGTCTGCAGGAAGAGGCAGGACCTCTTCCTGCACACACAGGTGGTAGCACAGCCTGGAGGCTTATCACCTAGCAGGTCCTGCTCAGATGGGGGGGGGCTGGACCCTGGCAGTCCCCGTTGCTGTGGACAGTGGCTACGCAGGGTGGTGGTTTCAAGCAAGGTGGCCTTGACCCCACTGTTTGGAACTGAAAGTTCTGGCTTCCAATCTGGCCTCTGCCAAGGAGTTTTGTTCTCACTAACCATGGGCAATTATTTACTTTCTCTCTGCCCGAGTTTCCACATCTTAATAAATTCtccatgtttaaaatgtttcttcaccggccgggcgcggtggctcacgcctgtaatcctagctctctgggaggccgaggcgggcggattgctcgaggtcaggagttcgaaaccagcctgagcaacagcgagaccccgtctctactataaatagaaagaaattaattggccaactaatatatatacaaaaaattagccgggcatggtggcgaatgcctgtagtcccagctacctgggaggctgaggcaggaggattgcttgagcccaggagtttgaggttgctgtgagctaggctgacgccacggcactcactctagcctgggcaacaaagcgagactctgtctcaaaaaaaaaaaaaaaaaaatgtttcttcacCAACTTTGGGCCTGACCCTGCTCTATGTGTTTTGGATGTGATGATTTTGATTTGTTGCACTGAACTATTGAATCCTATAgcttaaaaaggttttttttaattatgcaaaATTTCAAACCTgtacaaaagtagagaaaaaaaatataatgaaccCACATGTACCTAACACCTTGCTTTAACAATTATCATCACATCTCcttgtttttttaacttcttattttgaaataactttcaaCTTTCAAAAAGTTGCAAAGTTCTTGTATACCCTTCACTCAGCTTCCTCTGATGTTAATATCTTATATGGTACAACTTTGAAaccaagaaattaacattgatacaatactatTTCCTAATGTGTCAGAGGTTACCCAAGATCAATTTCAGGGTCAATGATTTGCTAGAAAGACTCACAGAATGCAGGAACTGTCATATGTcaggaaaatatgattgaggaattaatgagatgtggctcataagaccattattttattgtattgctctatattgctatattaaaggcagaaacaggagtttgcaggggtttgccctgaaggaatgtgtgaattcaatggttcacttattagaggctgctatcatgggagagctctcaaatctccagtggggatgttttccagaaaggctttccagtatctcaaaatctgtgagcttccctgtgtcttgaaagacaagacaaggcaaatatggcccacaggatgggagccggagacattgagtgcactttgcccagagaagcgccccggtggttataaacaacctgttttatagagatgggcttcctgctctctcctgtctgtctacctttaagtcccccataactaatcaaagaaatatagagacactatacctcttttgttatacctttgctAATTGACAACTACCTATTAGAACTTAGAAGtcagcccctgaaagactttgtacctgtttgttcacctagatagaatagaagccctttgagaggacttttgaccccaacccactatCTGTATCcgctagcaactgcattccctgatatgcaaatctgtcaccctgacaactggtaattgatgtctgtgat is a window of Microcebus murinus isolate Inina chromosome 1, M.murinus_Inina_mat1.0, whole genome shotgun sequence DNA encoding:
- the ACOX2 gene encoding peroxisomal acyl-coenzyme A oxidase 2 isoform X5 yields the protein MGSPMRRVSQEDTWSGQVHPDIASERHVQSFDVERLTNILDRGAQNTARRRKVESIIHSDPEFSCKDNYFMTHNERYEAAVKKAFHTQMLTQSLGWSEEELVYVYRALSGDTVLGVHTGFLKALRSLGSEEQIAKWEPLCKTCRIIATYAQTELGHGTYLQGLETEATYDATTQEFVIHSPTITATKWWPGNLGRSATHALVLAQLTCSGARRGMHAFIVPIRSLQDHTPLPGITVGDIGPKMNFDELDNGFPRLDHVRVPRENMLNRFAQVLSDGTYIKRGTEQSNYLFMVVTRVEILLGEILPPLQKACVIAMRYSVIRRQSRLRPSDPEAKILDYQTQQHKLFPQLAMSYAFHFLAISILEFFQRSYNAILDRDFSLLPELHALSSGTKAMMADFCIQGAETCRRACGGHGYSKLSGLPSLVTRVSAASSYEGENTVLYLQVARFLVKSYLQAHMSPGSTSQRFLPSSVAYLTAPDLSRCPAQRAADFLCPELYTTAWAHVATRLIKDSVYHLQTRTQSGQDQHEAWNQTTVTHLQAAKSLPASWASQGSHYKCMVSGLTVEPTFEQDPQVICVHIKI
- the ACOX2 gene encoding peroxisomal acyl-coenzyme A oxidase 2 isoform X3, with amino-acid sequence MGSPMRRVSQEDTWSGQVHPDIASERHVQSFDVERLTNILDRGAQNTARRRKVESIIHSDPEFSCKDNYFMTHNERYEAAVKKAFHTQMLTQSLGWSEEELVYVYRALSGDTVLGVHTGFLKALRSLGSEEQIAKWEPLCKTCRIIATYAQTELGHGTYLQGLETEATYDATTQEFVIHSPTITATKWWPGNLGRSATHALVLAQLTCSGARRGMHAFIVPIRSLQDHTPLPGITVGDIGPKMNFDELDNGFPRLDHVRVPRENMLNRFAQVLSDGTYIKRGTEQSNYLFMVVTRVEILLGEILPPLQKACVIAMRYSVIRRQSRLRPSDPEAKILDYQTQQHKLFPQLAMSYAFHFLAISILEFFQRSYNAILDRDFSLLPELHALSSGTKAMMADFCIQGAETCRRACGGHGYSKLSGLPSLVTRVSAASSYEGENTVLYLQVARFLVKSYLQAHMSPGSTSQRFLPSSVAYLTAPDLSRCPAQRAADFLCPELYTTAWAHVATRLIKDSVYHLQTRTQSGQDQHEAWNQTTVTHLQAAKAHCYYTSVKSFSEALQKLENEPAIQQVLKRLCHLHALHGILVNSGDFLHDGFLSGVQVDMARTAYLDLLLLIRGTLPMRNI
- the ACOX2 gene encoding peroxisomal acyl-coenzyme A oxidase 2 isoform X2; the encoded protein is MGSPMRRVSQEDTWSGQVHPDIASERHVQSFDVERLTNILDRGAQNTARRRKVESIIHSDPEFSCKDNYFMTHNERYEAAVKKAFHTQMLTQSLGWSEEELVYVYRALSGDTVLGVHTGFLKALRSLGSEEQIAKWEPLCKTCRIIATYAQTELGHGTYLQGLETEATYDATTQEFVIHSPTITATKWWPGNRITVGDIGPKMNFDELDNGFPRLDHVRVPRENMLNRFAQVLSDGTYIKRGTEQSNYLFMVVTRVEILLGEILPPLQKACVIAMRYSVIRRQSRLRPSDPEAKILDYQTQQHKLFPQLAMSYAFHFLAISILEFFQRSYNAILDRDFSLLPELHALSSGTKAMMADFCIQGAETCRRACGGHGYSKLSGLPSLVTRVSAASSYEGENTVLYLQVARFLVKSYLQAHMSPGSTSQRFLPSSVAYLTAPDLSRCPAQRAADFLCPELYTTAWAHVATRLIKDSVYHLQTRTQSGQDQHEAWNQTTVTHLQAAKAHCYYTSVKSFSEALQKLENEPAIQQVLKRLCHLHALHGILVNSGDFLHDGFLSGVQVDMARTAYLDLLLLIRKDAILLTDAFDFTDQCLNSALGCYDGNVYERLFQWAQKSPTNTQGNPAYEKYIRPLLQSWRSKL
- the ACOX2 gene encoding peroxisomal acyl-coenzyme A oxidase 2 isoform X1, whose protein sequence is MGSPMRRVSQEDTWSGQVHPDIASERHVQSFDVERLTNILDRGAQNTARRRKVESIIHSDPEFSCKDNYFMTHNERYEAAVKKAFHTQMLTQSLGWSEEELVYVYRALSGDTVLGVHTGFLKALRSLGSEEQIAKWEPLCKTCRIIATYAQTELGHGTYLQGLETEATYDATTQEFVIHSPTITATKWWPGNLGRSATHALVLAQLTCSGARRGMHAFIVPIRSLQDHTPLPGITVGDIGPKMNFDELDNGFPRLDHVRVPRENMLNRFAQVLSDGTYIKRGTEQSNYLFMVVTRVEILLGEILPPLQKACVIAMRYSVIRRQSRLRPSDPEAKILDYQTQQHKLFPQLAMSYAFHFLAISILEFFQRSYNAILDRDFSLLPELHALSSGTKAMMADFCIQGAETCRRACGGHGYSKLSGLPSLVTRVSAASSYEGENTVLYLQVARFLVKSYLQAHMSPGSTSQRFLPSSVAYLTAPDLSRCPAQRAADFLCPELYTTAWAHVATRLIKDSVYHLQTRTQSGQDQHEAWNQTTVTHLQAAKAHCYYTSVKSFSEALQKLENEPAIQQVLKRLCHLHALHGILVNSGDFLHDGFLSGVQVDMARTAYLDLLLLIRKDAILLTDAFDFTDQCLNSALGCYDGNVYERLFQWAQKSPTNTQGNPAYEKYIRPLLQSWRSKL
- the ACOX2 gene encoding peroxisomal acyl-coenzyme A oxidase 2 isoform X4 is translated as MGSPMRRVSQEDTWSGQVHPDIASERHVQSFDVERLTNILDRGAQNTARRRKVESIIHSDPEFSCKDNYFMTHNERYEAAVKKAFHTQMLTQSLGWSEEELVYVYRALSGDTVLGVHTGFLKALRSLGSEEQIAKWEPLCKTCRIIATYAQTELGHGTYLQGLETEATYDATTQEFVIHSPTITATKWWPGNLGRSATHALVLAQLTCSGARRGMHAFIVPIRSLQDHTPLPGITVGDIGPKMNFDELDNGFPRLDHVRVPRENMLNRFAQVLSDGTYIKRGTEQSNYLFMVVTRVEILLGEILPPLQKACVIAMRYSVIRRQSRLRPSDPEAKILDYQTQQHKLFPQLAMSYAFHFLAISILEFFQRSYNAILDRDFSLLPELHALSSGTKAMMADFCIQGAETCRRACGGHGYSKLSGLPSLVTRVSAASSYEGENTVLYLQVARFLVKSYLQAHMSPGSTSQRFLPSSVAYLTAPDLSRCPAQRAADFLCPELYTTAWAHVATRLIKDSVYHLQTRTQSGQDQHEAWNQTTVTHLQAAKAHCYYTSVKSFSEALQKLENEPAIQQVLKRLCHLHALHGILVNSGDFLHDGFLSGVQVDMARTAYLDLLLLIRTRTQMF